A genomic stretch from Actinomadura rubteroloni includes:
- a CDS encoding helicase-associated domain-containing protein — protein MESFADWLRARDDDALRALLSARPELVAPVPADLAALAARAATPAAISRALDRLDRFTLATLEAVLVLPGTDPATALAAPPERVAEAVATLTENALVWGEPGPRAAPGVRQAVPAPAGLGPPIAEAFAGYAPARLAELVADLTGEEQNGFPDAGRLLARLAELLADPGPLVDDAGPEARAALERLVWGPPSGRVSDARRPVRVDTAVTPIERLLARGLLAAEDDRTVTLPREIALHLRGGRLFAEPCDAPPPLPEPREPRPDRVATAAAGEAFTAVRLVEELLERWSLAPVPVLRSGGLAVRDLRAAATLLDVEDWRAALLAETALAAGLLTRSGDLDGEWVPTPAYDLWLLRDIAGRWVELARGWLRTDRVPGLAGERDDRDRLINALSEAVVRGGAADLRRSALTVLADAPPGTSADADAVRARLAWLRPRWYAGRGGVFRDRMAGWTLREAAALGITGFGEPSPFGRALLAGADPEPLLEPHLPEPVDRILIQADLTAVAPGPLVAELARELALAADVESTGGATVYRFTPASVRRALDAGRTAAELAELLGRHATGPLPQPLAYLIDDVARRHGQLRVGSLASYVRTDAAATLDEILADRRAAGLRLFRLAPTVLASALPRTELLDALRDLGLAPVAEHPGGEVIVTRPDAHRAEPPPSTEIVRLRPGTADTAMIDAAVRALRAGDEAARYAAPAGEPPRSPAMATVERLRGAVESGRRVWIGYLDQQGQSSSRIVEPVRVDGGFLTGYDATRAAVHRFALHRITGVTELDEG, from the coding sequence ATGGAAAGCTTCGCGGACTGGCTGCGCGCGCGCGACGACGACGCCCTGCGTGCGCTGCTGTCCGCACGGCCCGAACTGGTCGCGCCCGTCCCGGCCGACCTCGCCGCGCTCGCGGCCCGCGCCGCCACCCCCGCCGCGATCTCCCGCGCCCTCGACCGGCTCGACCGGTTCACGCTCGCGACGCTGGAGGCCGTGCTCGTCCTGCCCGGCACCGACCCGGCCACCGCGCTCGCCGCGCCGCCCGAACGCGTCGCCGAGGCCGTCGCGACGCTGACGGAGAACGCCCTGGTGTGGGGCGAGCCGGGGCCGCGCGCCGCGCCGGGCGTCCGGCAGGCCGTGCCCGCCCCGGCCGGGCTCGGGCCGCCGATCGCCGAGGCCTTCGCCGGGTATGCGCCCGCGCGGCTCGCCGAACTCGTCGCCGACCTGACGGGCGAGGAGCAGAACGGCTTCCCCGACGCGGGCCGGCTGCTCGCCCGGCTCGCCGAACTCCTCGCCGACCCCGGCCCGCTCGTGGACGACGCGGGCCCCGAGGCCCGCGCCGCGCTGGAGCGCCTGGTGTGGGGGCCGCCGTCGGGACGGGTGTCGGACGCGCGCCGGCCCGTCCGGGTCGACACCGCCGTCACCCCGATCGAACGGCTGCTGGCGCGCGGCCTGCTCGCCGCCGAGGACGACCGGACCGTCACGCTGCCCCGCGAGATCGCCCTGCACCTGCGCGGCGGACGCCTGTTCGCCGAGCCCTGCGACGCGCCGCCGCCGCTGCCCGAACCGCGCGAGCCCCGGCCGGACCGGGTCGCGACGGCCGCCGCCGGGGAGGCGTTCACGGCCGTCCGGCTGGTGGAGGAGCTGCTGGAGCGGTGGAGCCTCGCGCCGGTCCCGGTGCTGCGCAGCGGCGGCCTCGCCGTCCGCGACCTGCGCGCCGCCGCGACGCTGCTGGACGTCGAGGACTGGCGGGCCGCGCTGCTCGCCGAGACCGCCCTGGCCGCCGGGCTGCTGACCCGCAGCGGCGACCTGGACGGCGAATGGGTGCCGACGCCCGCCTACGACCTGTGGCTGCTGCGCGACATCGCCGGACGCTGGGTGGAGCTGGCGCGCGGCTGGCTGCGGACCGACCGCGTCCCGGGCCTGGCGGGCGAGCGCGACGACCGGGACCGGCTGATCAACGCGCTGAGCGAGGCCGTCGTGCGGGGCGGCGCGGCCGACCTGCGCCGGTCGGCGCTGACGGTGCTGGCGGACGCGCCGCCCGGGACGTCCGCCGACGCCGACGCCGTCCGGGCGCGGCTGGCGTGGCTGCGGCCCCGCTGGTACGCCGGGCGCGGCGGCGTGTTCCGCGACCGGATGGCCGGCTGGACGCTGCGCGAGGCCGCCGCGCTCGGCATCACCGGGTTCGGCGAGCCGTCCCCGTTCGGCCGCGCGCTGCTCGCGGGCGCCGACCCCGAACCGCTGCTGGAACCGCACCTGCCCGAGCCGGTCGACCGGATCCTCATCCAGGCCGACCTGACCGCCGTCGCGCCCGGCCCGCTGGTGGCCGAGCTGGCGCGGGAGCTGGCGCTCGCGGCGGACGTGGAGTCCACCGGCGGCGCGACCGTCTACCGGTTCACTCCCGCCTCCGTCCGGCGGGCGCTGGACGCGGGCCGCACCGCCGCCGAGCTGGCCGAACTCCTCGGCCGGCACGCCACCGGGCCGCTCCCGCAGCCGCTCGCCTACCTGATCGACGACGTCGCGCGGCGGCACGGGCAGCTCCGCGTCGGGTCGCTGGCGTCCTACGTCCGCACCGACGCCGCCGCGACGCTGGACGAGATCCTCGCCGACCGCCGCGCCGCCGGGCTGCGGCTGTTCCGGCTCGCCCCGACCGTGCTGGCGTCCGCGCTGCCCCGCACCGAGCTGCTGGACGCGCTGCGCGACCTCGGCCTCGCGCCCGTCGCCGAGCACCCGGGCGGCGAGGTGATCGTCACCCGGCCGGACGCGCACCGGGCCGAGCCGCCACCGTCCACCGAGATCGTCCGGCTGCGGCCGGGCACCGCCGACACCGCCATGATCGACGCGGCGGTGCGCGCGCTGCGGGCCGGGGACGAGGCCGCCCGGTACGCCGCACCGGCCGGGGAGCCGCCCCGCTCCCCCGCGATGGCCACCGTGGAGCGGCTGCGCGGCGCCGTCGAGAGCGGCCGGCGCGTGTGGATCGGCTACCTGGACCAGCAGGGGCAGTCGTCCAGCCGCATCGTGGAGCCCGTCCGGGTGGACGGCGGGTTCCTCACCGGCTACGACGCGACGCGCGCGGCCGTCCACCGGTTCGCGCTGCACCGGATCACCGGCGTCACCGAGCTGGACGAGGGCTAG
- a CDS encoding TetR/AcrR family transcriptional regulator translates to MTSSTRERIVAESLRLFAERGYAATSVAEIEAAAGLSPGAGGLYRHFRSKEEVLASAIREHIERTRKQVNDVLAGASAYEDRPLHVRLKMTCHAGLAKMREEQDLIRVLFRDLDQFPNLVAEMREGIVNPLYDGIAAWLSAQPEFAGADEDWPAIASILGGAVVNYWLANESMYEPPTRIDEKRFVESWARLGMGLVAGPDRLPREPAS, encoded by the coding sequence ATGACGAGTTCTACGCGCGAGCGGATCGTGGCCGAATCGCTGCGCCTGTTCGCCGAGCGGGGCTACGCCGCGACGTCGGTCGCCGAGATCGAGGCGGCGGCGGGCCTGTCGCCGGGCGCGGGCGGCCTGTACCGGCACTTCCGGTCCAAGGAGGAAGTGCTCGCGTCGGCGATCCGCGAGCACATCGAGCGCACCCGCAAGCAGGTCAACGACGTGCTCGCCGGGGCCTCCGCCTATGAGGACCGTCCGCTCCACGTCCGGCTGAAGATGACGTGCCACGCGGGCCTGGCGAAGATGCGCGAGGAGCAGGACCTCATCCGGGTGCTGTTCCGCGACCTCGACCAGTTCCCGAACCTCGTCGCCGAGATGCGCGAGGGGATCGTCAACCCGCTCTACGACGGCATCGCCGCGTGGCTGTCGGCGCAGCCGGAGTTCGCGGGCGCCGACGAGGACTGGCCCGCCATCGCGTCCATCCTCGGCGGGGCCGTGGTGAACTACTGGCTCGCCAACGAGTCGATGTACGAGCCGCCGACGCGGATCGACGAGAAGCGGTTCGTGGAGAGCTGGGCGCGGCTCGGCATGGGCCTGGTCGCCGGGCCGGACCGGCTGCCGCGCGAACCCGCGTCCTGA
- a CDS encoding HAD family hydrolase gives MLPDVAEVCRDGYCVGFDLDLTLADTRTAIAAVYAALAAETGVAIDTEAVVGRIGPPLEEELAYWFPAGRIAAMAARYRALYADVAVPVTALMPGARDALAHVRADGGRVVIVSGKNQADTERTVRFLGLDADVVVGGLFGVDKGVVLREHRALAYVGDHTGDVDAARAASATAVAVATGAFAAAELTAYGADVVLPDLLAFPGWLGGFRVPR, from the coding sequence GTGCTCCCTGATGTCGCCGAAGTGTGCCGGGACGGATACTGCGTCGGGTTCGACCTCGACCTGACCCTCGCCGACACGCGCACCGCCATCGCCGCCGTCTACGCCGCGCTGGCGGCCGAGACGGGCGTGGCGATCGACACCGAGGCCGTCGTCGGCCGCATCGGGCCGCCGCTGGAAGAGGAACTGGCCTACTGGTTCCCCGCCGGGCGCATCGCCGCGATGGCCGCCCGCTACCGCGCCCTGTACGCCGACGTCGCCGTGCCCGTCACGGCCCTGATGCCCGGCGCGCGGGACGCCCTCGCGCACGTCCGGGCCGACGGCGGGCGCGTCGTGATCGTCTCGGGCAAGAACCAGGCCGACACCGAGCGGACCGTCCGGTTCCTCGGGCTGGACGCCGACGTCGTCGTCGGCGGCCTGTTCGGCGTGGACAAGGGCGTCGTGCTGCGCGAGCACCGCGCGCTGGCCTACGTCGGCGACCACACCGGGGACGTGGACGCCGCCCGCGCCGCGTCCGCAACGGCCGTCGCGGTCGCGACCGGCGCGTTCGCCGCGGCCGAGCTGACGGCCTACGGGGCGGACGTCGTCCTGCCGGACCTTCTGGCGTTCCCGGGTTGGCTCGGCGGGTTCCGCGTCCCGCGCTGA
- a CDS encoding cold-shock protein produces MPTGKVKWYDADKGFGFLTRDDGGEVFVHSSALPGGVQALKPGQRVEFGVVEGRRGQQALSLRVLDTLPSVEKTIAKQRRKKPDEMVLITEDLIKLLDGISETYRRGKHPAPAEAKKIATVLRAVADDLAP; encoded by the coding sequence GTGCCCACTGGCAAGGTGAAGTGGTACGACGCCGACAAGGGGTTCGGCTTTCTCACCCGTGACGACGGCGGTGAGGTCTTCGTGCATTCCTCCGCGCTGCCGGGCGGCGTCCAGGCGCTCAAGCCCGGCCAGCGGGTGGAGTTCGGCGTCGTGGAGGGCCGGCGCGGGCAGCAGGCGCTGTCGCTGCGCGTCCTCGACACGCTGCCGTCGGTGGAGAAGACCATCGCCAAGCAGCGGCGCAAGAAGCCGGACGAGATGGTGCTGATCACCGAGGACCTCATCAAGCTGCTCGACGGCATCTCCGAGACCTACCGGCGCGGCAAGCACCCCGCCCCGGCGGAGGCCAAAAAGATCGCCACGGTCCTGCGTGCCGTGGCCGACGACCTGGCACCATAA
- a CDS encoding DUF3027 domain-containing protein — protein MSPLSRSSSARRTRPPAVDPACAAAVDIARAAAEETARPGKVGDHLGLRAEADRVVTHAFACLDPAYQGWHWAVTVARASRSKVVTVDECVLLPGDGALLAPEWVPWLERLRPGDLGPGDLLPTAPDDVRLAPGFAAVDDELDRQEQYELGLGRVRVLSREGRDEAAARWYEGPAGPHASIATAAPAQCSTCGFYTLMAGELRQMFGVCANEYAPDDGRVVSADHGCGAHSEAVSVPLASEHGPPVIDELGYEIVAPGDTGD, from the coding sequence GTGAGCCCACTGTCTCGGTCCAGTTCCGCACGCCGCACCCGCCCGCCCGCCGTCGATCCGGCCTGCGCGGCGGCCGTCGACATCGCCCGCGCCGCCGCCGAGGAGACGGCCCGGCCGGGGAAGGTGGGCGACCATCTGGGGCTGCGCGCCGAGGCCGACCGGGTGGTCACGCACGCGTTCGCCTGCCTGGACCCGGCCTATCAAGGCTGGCACTGGGCGGTGACGGTCGCGCGGGCGTCCCGGTCCAAGGTCGTCACGGTGGACGAGTGCGTGCTGCTGCCCGGCGACGGCGCGCTGCTCGCGCCCGAGTGGGTGCCGTGGCTGGAGCGGCTGCGCCCCGGCGACCTCGGCCCCGGCGACCTGCTGCCGACCGCGCCCGACGACGTCCGGCTCGCGCCGGGGTTCGCCGCCGTGGACGACGAGCTGGACCGGCAGGAGCAGTACGAACTCGGGCTCGGGCGCGTCCGGGTGCTGTCGCGCGAGGGCCGCGACGAGGCCGCCGCGCGCTGGTACGAGGGCCCGGCCGGGCCGCACGCGTCGATCGCGACCGCCGCGCCCGCGCAATGCTCCACCTGCGGCTTCTACACGCTTATGGCGGGCGAGCTACGGCAGATGTTCGGGGTGTGCGCCAACGAGTACGCGCCCGACGACGGCCGTGTGGTCTCCGCCGACCACGGGTGCGGCGCGCATTCGGAGGCGGTGTCGGTGCCGCTCGCGTCCGAGCACGGCCCGCCGGTCATCGACGAGCTGGGCTACGAGATCGTGGCGCCCGGCGACACCGGCGACTGA
- a CDS encoding sacsin N-terminal ATP-binding-like domain-containing protein → MAADDPFGTAGLRARVLRAWTESPARFREDANTEEDHALGGYRDRVVVELAQNAADASARAGVPGRLRFVLRGGELTAANTGAPLDAAGVEALSTLRASAKRDTSDSVGRFGVGFAAVAAVSDRPSIVSADGGVRWSAAESRALVAAIPALAGELERRAGQVPVLRLPFPIAADGVPDGFATEVRLPLRDEAAREAVAGQLAAVGPALLLALPALDAVEIDVDGSSRTVVLDASAWRTVAAHGTIPPELLADRPVEERSRATWSVRWALPVDGVLPEGTASVLHAPTPSDEPVGLPALLIGTFPLNPDRRRVAPGPLARFLADRAADAYVELLRELAGDPAVLDLVPGPVASGEVDAAIRHAVRERLPDVPLLPGGLRGRDTTVIDGPGPLLDLLGGDVVPNLLPSSWPVRHRALTALGVHRAEIADVVDALAALDREPAWWHGLYEALAGVPADALGALPVPLATGRLVRGPRGLLVATGAAPPGADVLDLRFVDPAAAHPLLLRLGAVEAGPREVLTSAPVRRAVAESFDADDPGAVAEAVLGLVAAARLDPGEEDWLADLALDGADGDLYPAGELLFPDSPLRTIMADDAPFGVVADDLLARFGAEALAACGVLAGFALVRAEDAELGDATFDLDREEDWADDVLDLVGPGMPPLVPEFLAVRDLELVADWDAALGLLAAPPWRAAVTEPLRVVHEGRRVEVPSYTAWWLRRHPVLDGRRPGGFRAPGADPLLAGLYDPAPSGLDPELLRALGVRTSLAALLDEPGGAAELLDRLADPSRPVDRTVLGALWTELARVPGLDVDPPERVRAIVDGAVEVVDAGDALVLDRPDLLPLLTGQPLLIPAPGDAAALADALDLPLAGDEVAGEIGSAGERRPVPDAARAVLPDAPASYVAHDPLVVDGRAVPWWAGDGEPHASGPEGLARALAWLTGRWPDRLLVAAVLRDPGDLATLLAEADLEDR, encoded by the coding sequence GTGGCCGCCGACGACCCGTTCGGCACCGCCGGGCTGCGCGCCCGGGTTCTGCGCGCCTGGACGGAGTCCCCGGCGCGGTTCCGCGAGGACGCCAACACCGAGGAGGACCACGCCCTCGGCGGCTACCGCGACCGCGTCGTGGTGGAGCTGGCGCAGAACGCGGCCGACGCCTCGGCGCGTGCGGGCGTGCCGGGACGGCTCCGGTTCGTCCTGCGCGGCGGTGAGCTGACCGCCGCCAACACGGGCGCGCCGCTGGACGCCGCCGGGGTCGAGGCGCTGTCCACGCTGCGCGCGTCGGCCAAGCGGGACACTTCAGACTCGGTCGGACGGTTCGGCGTCGGGTTCGCGGCCGTCGCGGCGGTGAGCGACCGGCCGTCGATCGTGTCGGCGGACGGCGGCGTCCGCTGGTCGGCGGCGGAGTCGCGGGCGCTCGTCGCCGCGATCCCCGCGCTGGCCGGCGAGCTGGAGCGCCGCGCGGGCCAGGTCCCGGTGCTGCGGCTGCCGTTCCCGATCGCGGCGGACGGTGTCCCGGACGGTTTCGCGACCGAGGTCCGGCTGCCGCTCCGCGACGAGGCCGCGCGCGAGGCCGTGGCGGGGCAGCTCGCCGCCGTCGGGCCCGCGCTGCTGCTGGCCCTGCCCGCGCTGGACGCGGTCGAGATCGACGTGGACGGGTCGTCGCGGACGGTCGTGCTGGACGCGTCCGCGTGGCGGACCGTCGCCGCGCACGGGACGATTCCCCCCGAACTGCTCGCGGACCGTCCGGTGGAGGAGCGTTCGCGGGCCACGTGGTCGGTGCGGTGGGCGCTCCCGGTGGACGGCGTGCTGCCCGAAGGGACCGCGTCCGTCCTGCACGCGCCGACGCCGAGCGACGAGCCCGTCGGCCTGCCCGCCCTGCTCATCGGGACGTTCCCCCTCAACCCGGACCGGCGCCGTGTCGCGCCCGGCCCGCTCGCCCGCTTCCTCGCCGACCGCGCCGCCGACGCGTACGTGGAACTGCTGCGCGAACTGGCCGGGGACCCGGCCGTGCTGGACCTCGTGCCGGGGCCGGTCGCGTCCGGCGAGGTGGACGCGGCGATCCGGCACGCGGTGCGGGAGCGGCTGCCGGACGTCCCGCTGCTGCCCGGCGGCCTGCGCGGACGCGACACGACCGTGATCGACGGCCCCGGCCCGCTGCTGGACCTGCTCGGCGGGGACGTCGTGCCGAACCTGCTGCCGTCGTCCTGGCCCGTCCGGCACCGGGCGCTGACCGCGCTCGGCGTCCACCGCGCCGAGATAGCCGACGTCGTGGACGCGCTCGCCGCCCTCGACCGTGAACCCGCCTGGTGGCACGGGCTGTACGAGGCGCTGGCCGGGGTGCCCGCCGACGCGCTCGGCGCGCTGCCGGTGCCGCTGGCGACCGGCCGCCTGGTGCGCGGGCCGCGCGGGCTGCTCGTCGCGACCGGCGCGGCGCCGCCCGGCGCGGACGTCCTGGACCTGCGGTTCGTCGACCCCGCCGCCGCGCATCCGCTGCTGCTGCGGCTCGGCGCGGTGGAGGCGGGGCCGCGCGAGGTGCTGACGAGCGCGCCCGTGCGGCGGGCCGTCGCCGAGTCGTTCGACGCCGACGATCCGGGCGCGGTCGCCGAGGCCGTGCTGGGGCTCGTCGCCGCCGCGCGGCTCGATCCCGGCGAGGAGGACTGGCTCGCCGACCTCGCGCTGGACGGCGCCGACGGCGACCTCTACCCGGCCGGTGAGCTGCTGTTCCCCGATAGCCCGTTGCGGACGATCATGGCGGACGACGCGCCGTTCGGCGTCGTCGCGGACGACCTGCTCGCCCGGTTCGGCGCCGAGGCGCTGGCCGCGTGCGGGGTCCTGGCCGGGTTCGCGCTCGTCCGGGCCGAGGACGCCGAACTCGGCGACGCCACCTTCGACCTGGACCGGGAAGAGGACTGGGCCGACGACGTCCTCGACCTGGTCGGGCCGGGGATGCCGCCGCTCGTGCCGGAGTTCCTGGCCGTCCGGGACCTCGAACTCGTCGCCGACTGGGACGCCGCCCTGGGCCTGCTCGCCGCCCCGCCCTGGCGCGCGGCGGTCACCGAGCCGCTGCGGGTCGTCCATGAGGGCCGCCGGGTCGAGGTGCCGTCGTACACGGCGTGGTGGTTGCGGCGGCATCCGGTGCTGGACGGGCGCCGTCCGGGCGGGTTCCGCGCGCCCGGCGCCGATCCGCTGCTCGCCGGGCTGTACGACCCCGCGCCGTCCGGGCTCGATCCCGAGCTGCTGCGGGCGCTCGGCGTCCGGACGTCGCTCGCCGCGCTGCTGGACGAGCCCGGCGGCGCCGCCGAACTGCTGGACCGGCTCGCGGACCCGTCCCGCCCGGTGGACCGGACGGTGCTCGGCGCGCTGTGGACCGAACTGGCCCGCGTCCCCGGCCTGGACGTGGACCCGCCCGAGCGCGTCCGCGCGATCGTGGACGGCGCGGTCGAGGTGGTGGACGCGGGCGACGCGCTCGTCCTGGACCGTCCGGACCTGCTCCCGCTGCTCACCGGCCAGCCGCTGCTGATCCCGGCACCGGGCGACGCGGCGGCGCTGGCCGACGCGCTCGACCTGCCGCTCGCCGGGGACGAGGTGGCCGGGGAGATCGGGTCGGCGGGGGAGCGGCGGCCCGTCCCGGACGCGGCGCGGGCGGTGCTGCCGGACGCGCCCGCGTCCTACGTCGCGCACGACCCGCTCGTGGTGGACGGCCGTGCGGTGCCCTGGTGGGCGGGGGACGGCGAGCCCCACGCGTCCGGCCCCGAGGGATTGGCCCGCGCGCTCGCGTGGCTCACCGGCCGCTGGCCGGACCGGCTGCTCGTCGCGGCCGTCCTGCGCGATCCCGGCGACCTGGCGACCCTGCTCGCCGAAGCGGACCTGGAGGACCGTTAG
- a CDS encoding DUF2530 domain-containing protein: protein MSEPRARRPDPPPMPTDDVKIAAVGTGAWAVALVVLAVVGLPDDDRWWLWVCGAGVVIGLFAMWYIPRLQSARVRQTKRD from the coding sequence ATGAGCGAGCCGAGGGCACGGCGGCCCGATCCGCCGCCGATGCCGACCGACGACGTCAAGATCGCGGCCGTCGGGACGGGCGCGTGGGCCGTCGCACTGGTCGTCCTCGCCGTCGTCGGGCTCCCCGACGACGACCGCTGGTGGCTCTGGGTGTGCGGGGCCGGCGTCGTGATCGGCCTGTTCGCCATGTGGTACATCCCCCGGCTCCAGTCCGCCCGCGTCCGGCAGACGAAGCGCGACTAA
- a CDS encoding MarR family transcriptional regulator, protein MTPSTSGRPAAPTLAEELRISIARLSRRLRHLRLAEPGTEDERLSVTQFAALAAIERHGSMTPGELAQHEKVQPPSMTRVIAFLEEQGLVNRAPHPTDGRQVVISATPAGGEHLARERRRKEAWLGRRLAELSPDEREVLRRAAPILDKISRA, encoded by the coding sequence ATGACGCCATCGACCAGTGGCCGCCCGGCGGCCCCCACCCTGGCCGAGGAGCTGCGCATCTCGATCGCGCGGCTGTCCCGGCGCCTGCGCCATCTGCGCCTGGCCGAGCCGGGCACGGAGGACGAGCGCCTCTCGGTCACCCAGTTCGCCGCGCTCGCGGCCATCGAGCGGCACGGCTCGATGACGCCGGGGGAACTGGCCCAGCACGAGAAGGTCCAGCCGCCGTCGATGACGCGGGTGATCGCGTTCCTGGAGGAGCAGGGGCTCGTGAACCGGGCGCCGCACCCGACGGACGGCCGTCAGGTGGTGATCAGTGCGACCCCGGCGGGCGGGGAGCACCTGGCGCGGGAACGCCGCCGCAAGGAGGCGTGGCTGGGCCGGAGGCTGGCGGAGCTGAGCCCGGACGAGCGGGAGGTCCTGCGCCGGGCCGCCCCGATCCTGGACAAGATCAGCCGAGCCTGA
- a CDS encoding MFS transporter: MFRSLRVPNYRRYATGTVVSNTGTWMQRVAQDWLVLELAGKSGGTALGITTAMQFLPLLLFGLWGGVLADRYPKRRLLMLTQIAMGLLALVLGVLALTGTAQVWHVYVLAFGLGLATVVDNPVRQAFVVEMVGREDVPNAIALNSASFNGARLLGPAIAGVLIAAFGTGPVFLVNAASFAAVLVGLARMRTDELHVADIVPRAKGQLIEGLRYVKGRRDLLMTLVLIGLVATFGMNFQITIALVARQVFHTGASSFGLASSMLAVGALTGALLAARRTARPRQRVLLGAAVLFGVLEALTGLMPSYWSFLVLLVPTGIALMTFVTSANARMQLGVDPAMRGRVMGLYMFVFLGTNPLGAPAVGWMAENFGPRSTLVACGGIALGAALAVGLFMAPRGSLLPTVRRVLRPSA; the protein is encoded by the coding sequence ATGTTCCGGTCGCTGCGCGTCCCGAACTACCGGCGGTACGCGACCGGGACGGTCGTGTCCAACACCGGCACGTGGATGCAGCGCGTCGCGCAGGACTGGCTCGTCCTGGAACTCGCGGGCAAGAGCGGCGGCACCGCGCTCGGCATCACGACCGCGATGCAGTTCCTGCCGCTGCTGCTGTTCGGGCTGTGGGGCGGCGTCCTCGCCGACCGGTACCCCAAGCGCCGGCTGTTGATGCTGACGCAGATCGCGATGGGGCTGCTCGCGCTCGTCCTCGGCGTGCTCGCCCTCACCGGCACCGCGCAGGTCTGGCACGTCTACGTGCTCGCGTTCGGCCTCGGCCTCGCGACCGTCGTGGACAACCCGGTGCGGCAGGCGTTCGTGGTCGAGATGGTCGGCCGCGAGGACGTCCCCAACGCCATCGCGCTCAACAGCGCCAGCTTCAACGGCGCCCGGCTGCTCGGCCCGGCCATCGCGGGCGTGCTCATCGCCGCGTTCGGCACCGGCCCGGTGTTCCTGGTCAACGCGGCGTCGTTCGCGGCCGTCCTCGTCGGGCTGGCGCGGATGCGGACGGACGAGCTGCACGTCGCCGACATCGTCCCGCGCGCGAAAGGCCAGCTCATCGAGGGCCTGCGCTATGTCAAGGGCCGCCGCGACCTGTTGATGACGCTCGTGCTCATCGGGCTCGTCGCGACCTTCGGCATGAACTTCCAGATCACGATCGCGCTCGTCGCCCGGCAGGTCTTCCACACCGGGGCGTCGTCGTTCGGGCTCGCGTCGTCCATGCTGGCCGTCGGGGCGCTCACCGGCGCGCTGCTGGCCGCCCGCCGCACCGCGCGGCCCCGGCAGCGCGTGCTGCTCGGCGCCGCGGTGCTGTTCGGCGTGCTGGAGGCGCTGACCGGGCTGATGCCGTCGTACTGGTCGTTCCTGGTGCTGCTCGTCCCGACCGGCATCGCGCTGATGACGTTCGTGACGTCGGCGAACGCGCGGATGCAGCTCGGCGTCGACCCCGCGATGCGCGGCCGCGTCATGGGCCTCTACATGTTCGTGTTCCTCGGCACCAACCCGCTCGGCGCGCCCGCCGTCGGCTGGATGGCCGAGAACTTCGGGCCCCGGTCGACGCTCGTCGCGTGCGGCGGGATCGCGCTCGGCGCCGCGCTGGCCGTCGGGCTGTTCATGGCGCCGCGCGGGTCCCTGTTGCCCACCGTCCGCCGCGTCCTGCGGCCGTCCGCCTGA
- the thpR gene encoding RNA 2',3'-cyclic phosphodiesterase, which translates to MRLFAALVPPPAVLDAVERFTAPLRAGTPDGSPDLRWIGRDLLHVTLAFFGDLDAGALDVLVPKLERAADRHPCMRLTLAGGGAFPLGGQHARVLWAGLYGDRRALAGLAAETAAAGHHAGAAPDHHRGDQHRAYRPHLTLARSRGPVDVRPLLEPLATFATKPWTADAFHLVRSHLPGADRPQPEYEPLTTFRLRG; encoded by the coding sequence ATGAGACTGTTCGCGGCGCTCGTTCCGCCGCCCGCCGTGCTGGACGCCGTGGAGCGTTTCACCGCGCCGCTGCGCGCCGGAACACCGGACGGGTCGCCCGACCTGCGCTGGATCGGCCGTGACCTGCTCCACGTCACGCTCGCGTTCTTCGGCGACCTCGACGCCGGCGCGCTCGACGTCCTCGTCCCGAAACTGGAGCGGGCCGCCGACCGGCATCCCTGCATGCGGCTGACGCTGGCCGGGGGCGGCGCGTTCCCGCTCGGCGGCCAGCACGCCCGCGTCCTGTGGGCCGGGCTCTACGGCGACCGGCGCGCCCTCGCCGGGCTCGCCGCCGAGACCGCCGCCGCCGGGCACCACGCGGGCGCCGCGCCCGACCACCACCGCGGCGACCAGCACCGCGCCTACCGGCCGCACCTCACGCTCGCGCGCAGCCGCGGCCCGGTGGACGTCCGCCCGCTCCTGGAACCCCTCGCCACGTTCGCGACCAAGCCGTGGACGGCCGACGCGTTCCATCTCGTCCGCAGCCACCTGCCCGGCGCCGACCGCCCGCAACCCGAGTACGAACCACTGACGACCTTCCGCCTGCGCGGCTAG